A genomic stretch from Streptomyces sp. QL37 includes:
- a CDS encoding MFS transporter has product MTTGGATRAVHARHRFAFALLGSVQITLIFTLSAIAVPLPHIGREFGLHRADLILLSAAYGLTFAGLLLLGGRLADRYGGRPTLAAGLALFAVASAVAPSAPGIGALITARFAQGAGAALVAPAAMALLRVAFSSPAEYRAAMATWGGLSVVGATAGNLLSGVILSVLSWRWTFAPPLVVAVTALVLTPRLLPPTAPNRGRTLDLPGALLATAGITLVSYGLVVTDIQPWSSAGVLVPLLGGAALSTGFLYAGRHARDPLLPTAFLLDQRRALALTAIALSACATAMTFVVLSLHLQQTRDWSPLQTSAAFAPFAISLIASGRTAGPLIARYGASAVTTAGLGTGAAGLALLASTGLREHTPYAYGLVPGLVLLSAGAAACFAGAAVLAAEGVPPQQTGLAGSVLNSAMELGPTVLFAALLTLGNDAWSLGATGAALALVALLNHHTK; this is encoded by the coding sequence ATGACCACCGGGGGAGCCACTCGCGCCGTCCACGCGCGGCACCGATTCGCTTTCGCCCTTCTCGGCAGCGTCCAGATCACGCTGATCTTCACGCTCTCGGCCATCGCCGTGCCGCTGCCCCACATCGGACGCGAATTCGGCCTGCACCGCGCCGACCTGATCCTGCTCAGCGCCGCCTACGGACTGACCTTCGCCGGGCTGCTGCTCTTAGGCGGCCGTCTCGCCGACCGTTACGGCGGGCGGCCCACGCTCGCCGCCGGCCTCGCCCTCTTCGCCGTCGCCTCCGCCGTCGCCCCGTCAGCCCCTGGCATCGGGGCACTCATCACGGCCCGCTTCGCACAGGGCGCCGGCGCGGCCCTCGTCGCGCCCGCCGCCATGGCATTGCTGCGCGTCGCCTTCTCCTCACCCGCCGAGTACCGCGCAGCGATGGCCACCTGGGGCGGGCTCTCCGTAGTCGGCGCGACCGCCGGCAATCTGCTCTCCGGCGTCATCCTGTCCGTGCTTTCGTGGCGTTGGACCTTCGCACCACCGCTCGTGGTCGCGGTCACGGCCCTGGTTCTCACACCCCGGTTACTGCCGCCCACCGCTCCGAACCGGGGCAGGACTCTTGACCTTCCGGGTGCGCTGCTCGCCACGGCCGGGATCACCCTCGTCAGTTACGGACTCGTCGTCACCGACATCCAGCCCTGGTCGTCGGCCGGCGTGCTCGTGCCGCTGCTCGGCGGTGCCGCACTGTCCACCGGGTTCCTGTACGCAGGGCGTCACGCCCGTGACCCGCTCCTGCCGACCGCCTTTCTGCTCGATCAGCGGCGAGCCCTCGCCCTCACGGCCATCGCGCTGAGCGCTTGCGCGACCGCGATGACCTTCGTGGTCCTCTCGCTCCACCTCCAGCAGACACGCGACTGGTCACCGCTGCAGACCTCCGCCGCCTTCGCGCCGTTCGCCATCTCGCTGATCGCCTCGGGCCGGACGGCAGGGCCGCTCATCGCCCGGTACGGGGCCAGTGCCGTCACGACCGCCGGGCTCGGCACCGGCGCGGCCGGACTCGCGCTCCTCGCGTCCACCGGGCTGCGGGAACACACCCCGTACGCGTACGGACTGGTGCCGGGCCTGGTCCTTCTGTCGGCCGGCGCCGCGGCCTGCTTCGCGGGAGCCGCCGTGCTCGCCGCCGAAGGCGTACCGCCTCAGCAGACAGGACTCGCGGGCAGTGTGCTCAACAGCGCGATGGAGCTCGGCCCGACCGTCCTGTTCGCCGCGCTGCTCACCCTCGGCAACGACGCCTGGTCCCTCGGGGCGACGGGGGCCGCGCTGGCTCTCGTCGCCCTCCTGAACCACCACACCAAGTAG